A region from the Thermanaeromonas toyohensis ToBE genome encodes:
- the purN gene encoding phosphoribosylglycinamide formyltransferase produces MTRILPLGVLVSGRGSNLEAIIKAIEEGRLPARINLVLSNKKDARALDIAFQYSIPAEFVDPKAYPDRESYDLALATRLKEAGVELVVLAGFMRILSPAFLEQFPLKVINIHPALLPAFPGVEAQRQAIEYGVKIAGCTVHFVDAGVDTGPIIAQAAVPVEDNDTPETLAKRILEQEHRLLPEVIRWIAEGRVTVKGRRVYVRRD; encoded by the coding sequence ATGACACGCATCCTCCCCTTAGGTGTCCTCGTTTCCGGGCGGGGGAGCAACCTGGAAGCCATCATCAAAGCCATTGAAGAGGGGAGGCTTCCAGCCCGGATAAATTTGGTACTTAGCAATAAAAAGGATGCGCGAGCGTTAGACATAGCTTTTCAGTATAGTATCCCTGCTGAATTTGTGGATCCTAAGGCTTACCCGGACCGGGAAAGTTATGATCTGGCCCTGGCCACCCGGCTTAAAGAAGCCGGGGTGGAGCTGGTGGTGTTAGCTGGTTTTATGCGTATCTTAAGCCCAGCTTTCTTGGAGCAGTTCCCGCTAAAAGTGATAAATATCCATCCAGCGTTATTGCCTGCCTTCCCCGGAGTGGAGGCCCAGCGCCAGGCTATAGAATATGGGGTTAAGATCGCTGGGTGCACCGTCCATTTCGTAGATGCTGGAGTAGATACGGGGCCCATCATCGCCCAGGCTGCGGTACCTGTAGAAGATAACGATACTCCAGAAACTCTAGCTAAACGGATACTAGAGCAAGAACATAGGCTTTTACCAGAAGTTATCCGCTGGATCGCTGAAGGACGGGTTACAGTGAAGGGTCGCCGGGTGTATGTACGCAGGGATTAA
- the purD gene encoding phosphoribosylamine--glycine ligase gives MKVLVVGGGGREHALVWKLAQSPLVTEIFCAPGNAGIATLASCVPLVAHDIEGLVDFARRADIDLTVVGPEAPLVAGIVDAFKAKGLRIFGPSRAAAAIEGSKAWAKELMLKARIPTARYTVVDNLPAAQKYIKEHGVPVVVKADGLAAGKGVVVAEEETQALAAVEEMLAGRFGEAGRRIILEEKLEGEEVSVLAFCDGENVLPMVASQDHKRVFEGDQGPNTGGMGAYAPVPFYDAELAKEVKETILCPAVRALAEAGHPYVGVLYAGLMVTREGPKVLEFNCRFGDPEAQPLLMLLKTDLVEVILAALEGRLKEIKLEWHPGFAACVVLSAPGYPGDYPKGEIITGLDQVPEGVEVFHAGTAWKGGQVVTNGGRVLGVTARGATLEEALSHAYRAAEVIHFPGKHYRRDIGWRAYKLSPRS, from the coding sequence GTGAAAGTCCTGGTGGTGGGCGGTGGAGGCCGGGAGCACGCTTTAGTATGGAAGCTGGCCCAGAGCCCACTAGTAACTGAGATCTTTTGCGCACCGGGGAATGCCGGGATTGCCACTTTAGCTTCTTGCGTTCCCCTGGTGGCTCATGACATCGAAGGGTTAGTAGATTTTGCCCGCCGGGCTGATATCGATCTTACCGTAGTGGGACCGGAAGCGCCCTTGGTGGCGGGCATTGTGGATGCCTTTAAGGCTAAAGGTTTAAGGATTTTCGGTCCTAGCAGGGCTGCAGCAGCCATAGAAGGGAGCAAGGCTTGGGCTAAGGAGCTTATGCTCAAAGCGCGGATCCCTACTGCCCGGTATACAGTGGTAGACAACCTCCCCGCTGCCCAGAAGTACATAAAAGAACATGGAGTACCCGTGGTAGTTAAAGCTGATGGGCTGGCGGCAGGCAAGGGGGTGGTGGTAGCCGAGGAGGAAACCCAAGCCTTGGCTGCGGTAGAGGAGATGCTGGCCGGCCGCTTCGGGGAAGCAGGTCGGAGGATTATCCTGGAAGAGAAGCTAGAGGGAGAAGAAGTAAGCGTTCTGGCCTTTTGTGATGGAGAAAATGTACTCCCCATGGTGGCCTCCCAGGATCACAAGCGGGTCTTCGAGGGCGACCAGGGGCCCAATACCGGGGGTATGGGGGCTTATGCCCCCGTTCCCTTCTATGATGCGGAGCTCGCTAAAGAAGTGAAGGAGACCATCCTCTGTCCGGCAGTCCGGGCTCTGGCGGAAGCCGGTCACCCTTACGTTGGTGTCCTTTATGCAGGATTGATGGTCACCCGAGAAGGGCCTAAGGTACTGGAATTTAACTGCCGCTTCGGCGATCCCGAGGCCCAGCCTTTGCTCATGCTCCTTAAGACCGATCTGGTGGAGGTTATACTCGCGGCCCTGGAAGGAAGGTTAAAAGAGATTAAGTTAGAGTGGCACCCTGGGTTTGCCGCCTGTGTTGTTTTGAGCGCCCCTGGCTATCCCGGGGACTATCCCAAGGGAGAGATAATTACTGGGTTGGACCAGGTACCGGAAGGGGTGGAAGTTTTCCACGCCGGAACTGCTTGGAAGGGTGGGCAGGTGGTCACCAATGGGGGGCGAGTGCTAGGGGTTACAGCCAGGGGCGCTACTCTGGAGGAAGCTTTGAGCCATGCTTATAGAGCCGCCGAAGTTATCCACTTCCCTGGTAAGCACTACCGCCGGGATATCGGCTGGCGGGCGTATAAACTTTCTCCCAGGAGCTAA
- the purH gene encoding bifunctional phosphoribosylaminoimidazolecarboxamide formyltransferase/IMP cyclohydrolase, whose amino-acid sequence MTTRWALLSVWDKTGLVEFARGLVELGWKLLSTGGTARVLEEAGLPVTHVQEVTGFPEILDGRVKTLHPRIHAGILARRTPEHLKQLEELGIGTIDLVAVNLYPFRETVARPGVTTEEAIDTIDIGGPAMVRAAAKNHEYVTVIVNPSRYSQVLAQLRERGEVDLFTRRMLAAEAFAHTAAYDAAIALYWQREIYGREHLPSFFFLVGEKIQDLRYGENPHQRAAFYRLPGMGSGTLAGSLKLQGKELSYNNLMDLDAAWNLVREFHDPAVAIIKHTNPCGVALGETPAIAYCKALQADPVSAFGGIVGCNRPVDKEMAQEMVKIFLEAVIAPFFTPEALEVLKAKPQVRLVAAGEGQGEGLSWQVRPVSGGFLVQEPDVYDFAEQELKVVTQRKPTEEELKDLLFAWKVVKHVKSNAIVVAKDGVTLGVGAGQMNRVGAARIALEQAKEKARGAILASDAFFPFADTVEEAAKAGITAIIQPGGSIRDEESIACANKYGLAMVFTGVRHFRH is encoded by the coding sequence ATGACCACACGTTGGGCTTTGCTAAGTGTTTGGGATAAGACAGGCTTGGTGGAGTTCGCCCGGGGCTTAGTAGAGTTGGGGTGGAAACTTTTATCCACCGGAGGCACAGCCCGGGTTTTAGAGGAAGCAGGGCTTCCTGTCACCCACGTACAGGAAGTGACCGGGTTTCCAGAGATCTTAGACGGCCGGGTCAAAACCCTACATCCTCGTATTCATGCCGGTATACTGGCCCGAAGGACACCCGAACATCTTAAACAACTGGAAGAGCTAGGCATAGGGACTATCGATCTGGTAGCCGTGAATCTTTATCCCTTCCGGGAGACGGTAGCCCGGCCCGGGGTTACTACAGAGGAGGCAATAGACACCATTGATATCGGCGGCCCGGCTATGGTGCGGGCAGCAGCGAAAAACCACGAATATGTTACGGTAATAGTTAACCCGAGCCGGTACAGCCAAGTACTAGCCCAACTGCGGGAGCGGGGAGAAGTTGATTTATTTACCCGGCGGATGTTGGCAGCGGAGGCCTTCGCCCATACAGCAGCCTATGATGCGGCCATTGCTTTATATTGGCAGAGAGAAATTTACGGGAGAGAACATCTCCCCTCCTTCTTTTTCCTAGTGGGGGAGAAAATACAGGACTTACGGTACGGCGAAAATCCCCACCAAAGGGCTGCCTTTTACCGCTTGCCCGGGATGGGTTCTGGTACCCTGGCCGGTAGCCTTAAGCTCCAGGGTAAAGAACTTTCCTATAACAATCTCATGGATCTAGATGCGGCTTGGAACTTGGTACGCGAATTTCACGATCCTGCGGTAGCCATAATTAAACACACCAACCCGTGCGGGGTAGCCTTGGGGGAGACACCGGCTATAGCCTACTGTAAAGCCTTACAGGCCGACCCTGTCTCGGCCTTCGGGGGCATCGTAGGTTGCAATCGCCCGGTGGACAAAGAAATGGCCCAGGAGATGGTAAAGATATTCTTAGAAGCAGTTATAGCTCCCTTTTTCACTCCAGAAGCTTTAGAAGTTTTAAAGGCTAAGCCCCAGGTGCGCTTGGTGGCTGCAGGTGAAGGACAAGGGGAAGGGCTTAGCTGGCAGGTGCGTCCGGTAAGCGGTGGCTTTCTGGTACAGGAGCCTGATGTTTACGATTTCGCAGAACAGGAGTTAAAGGTGGTGACCCAGCGCAAGCCTACGGAAGAAGAGCTTAAGGATCTCCTTTTTGCTTGGAAAGTGGTGAAACACGTTAAGTCCAATGCTATTGTGGTGGCCAAAGACGGTGTTACCCTGGGTGTGGGGGCTGGCCAAATGAACCGGGTAGGAGCAGCTCGTATAGCTTTAGAGCAGGCTAAAGAAAAGGCCCGCGGTGCTATCCTGGCTTCAGACGCCTTCTTCCCCTTCGCTGATACTGTGGAGGAAGCAGCTAAAGCAGGGATTACAGCCATTATCCAGCCTGGTGGTTCCATCCGGGATGAGGAATCTATAGCCTGCGCTAATAAGTACGGTCTGGCCATGGTATTTACTGGTGTCCGACATTTCCGGCATTAG